The sequence below is a genomic window from Sphingobacterium sp. ML3W.
CAATATCAATGATCATATCATCATTTGGTAGGAAGAAATCGTTCTTTAGTCTCCTAAAAAATTGTTGATCTAATTTATTGGAGTTTGTTTTATAATAATTATAATAGAAGTGATTATCACTGATTTTGCTCTTGATTTTGTAAAGTGCTTTTAGATAATACTTTTTTATTTTTTTTAATGGTATAGCTGGCTTTTTGATTTCTATTTTTTGCACCATGTAATAATACTGTAGAAGCGCCAGTAGATGACATTTAATGTTTTTAAAATAAAAGATTTCGTCTTCGGCGGTTAGATCTTGTATAGATTCAAATTTTTCCTTTATGAATTCGAGTCTACCAGAGATAAAGTGTATGGCCATCTCGGTAATTTGTGAGCTGTCGTGCTGATATTTTTCTTCCAAATTTTTGATATAGGAAGTGATATCTTCATTAATTTTATGAAAGGTTTGATTCATTATTGTTATGAAAGGTCCGTAAACCTCAATTTTAAATATTAAATCTCTAGTAATCTTTTATTTCCTGTAACATCTATATTGTTAACTCGTTTTTTTTATTGTTTTCGTTTTGTGAATTTCAAGTACTGCTTTTAGATTATCCATATCGTTAGCAACTTTTCTATCCGTAATTTTTGCATAATGTTGTGTCGTTCGAATGCTTTTGTGTCCTAACATTTTAGAAACGGATTCTATTGGTACTCCGTTGGAGAGGGTTACTGTTGTTGCGAATGTATGTCTAGCGCAATGGAAGGTGAGTTCTTTATTTATTCCACAGATGGTCGCAATTTCTTTGAGATATGCATTCATTTTCTGATTGCTAGCTACTGGCAGAAGTGTGTTTTCATTGTTGCATTTGGGATGGTTATGATATTTTGTAATGATATCCAATGCAGAGCCTAATAATGGTATCCTTGAAGGTGTGTTCGTTTTTTGTCGTTTGGTATCTATCCAAAGTTGTCCGTCTATGCCTTTGATGAGATTTGTGGGTGTTAATTGTTTGACATCAATGTAGGCTAGTCCAGTAAAGCATGAGAATAAAAATATATCACGGACTACATCCAGACGGTCTATGGAAATTTCCTTATTGGTAATGATTTCTAATTCTTCTTGTGTAAGGATGTTGCGTTCTACTTCCTGTAGTTTGATTTTATAATTTAGACATGGATCCATGTTGATCCATCCATTTGCCAGACATATTCTTATGATCTTCTTAAAGTTCTTGATATACTTGACTGTGGTGTTGTTGCTACAACTTTTTTCTGTCCGTAGATAGAAATCGTAACCTGTGACAAAGGCATGATCAATCTTAGCAAGCGGTATATCGTTGGTACCGTATTGAAATTTGATGTATTCTTGGGTGTGTTTTAATGATGTTTCGTAACGTTCGTGTGTACCCTCGGAATAGTCAATATCTATTAAGGCTTTGATTTTATTGTTGTGATCTTGGAAGATAGGGATGAGGGTTCTTTCTCTTAGCATGTTCTTACCAAGATAAGCGTTCATGAATTTTTCTAATGTTAATTCTGTTCCCTGGTATTCTAATACAATCTGTGTTTGTGTTAGCTTGTTTTTAATTGATTCGAGATAGCTATTTATTGAACGGGCTTCTTCGGTGGTACCTTTCATTTTCATCGTTTTTTTGTCCCACTTGGATGGGGTGATGAATTTCTTGGATGAGAATTCGGTTCGATTACCTTGTATGGTTATCCTGACATAAATGGGATGCAAGCCTGCTGTATTAGCTTTTGCTGCACGCGCATAAATATAGACGGTGACTTGATTGCTCATTGTGGTGGTGTTTTATTTCAATAGTCAATTTATCTGTTGTGAAATAAACTGTCAAGATGTTCAACGACTGGTCATGTAATGCCTTTGTGCGATGTTCATCTAGCGGTTCATTTTAGCGAGACCCTAGCTAACCATTTATTAGGGTCTCGCTAGGGTCTCGCTGGAAATGAGAAGTATTGAAAAAAACGATATGTGCGTATAAAAGAAAAACCCTACAAATTGTACAATTTGTAGGGTTTTGATACTTTCTCCTTGTTAGGATGCGGAGAGCGAGGGATTCGAACCCCCGGACCTATGACAGTCAACAGTTTTCAAGACTGCCGCATTCGACCACTCTGCCAGCTCTCCGCGACAAAAGTACAAATTTTAACGGTGCTACCAAATTTATTTTCAAATAATATCCACTTAAATACGGTTTTAGTCAGTATTTGATTGATTCAAAACATATTAAATTGTTTGAAATTCGTGCTTTTGGATTTAAAACTCTGGGGGGTACAGCATCAAATTGATTATTATGACCCGATTCTTCCATTTACATTGAAAAAACAAATGTTAGTGTCGTACGTTATGTAAAAAACAAATGATTATTCGTATGAAACCATTTAAAGTTGCACTTATTGTTGGCAGTTTAAGGAAAGAATCTTTTAATAAAAAGATAAGTAAGGCTATTTCCCAGTTAAAGGTCGCCGGTATGCATTTCGAAAGCATTGCAATTGGAGATTTGCCGTTATATAATGAAGATTTGGAAAAAGATGTGCCCGCTACCTGGCGCTATTTTCGAGAAACACTAAAACCCTACGATGCGGTATTATTCATTACTCCAGAGTATAACCGATCGGTTCCGGGAGTACTTAAAAATGCACTAGATGTTGGCTCACGACCTTATGGAGAAAGTGTTTGGGACAATAAGCCCGCCGCAATTATAAGTTGTACAGCAGGCGGGTTAGGAGCTTTTGGTGCCAACCATCATCTTCGACAATCATTGGTCTTCTTAAATATGCCGACTTTACAGCAGCCCGAGGCATATTTGAGTCATGCTGCAAAATTATTTGATGCTTCGGGAGAGTTGATAGATGTCTCCACCCGAGATTTTCTGCAGTCCTTTGTAGAGAAATTTGAATTATGGATTGAAAGAAATATAGTAAAAAAGTCATAAAGCAAAAAATCCTCTTTACAAAAGTAAAGAGGATTTTAAGTACGCCCATCAGGATTCGAACCTGAGACCGTCGGTTTAGAAAACCGATGCTCTATCCAGCTGAGCTATGAGCGCGTTTCCCTTTCGGTGATGCAAAAGTACTTAAATGATCTATATATCCAAAACTTAAGTGCTTTTTTTTTACACCAAAACATTAAGTCCTTGCATTTCAAGCTGATTAATTTTTAAGTTCAAGACTTAAAAATGCTGATTCCGGCTATCTATGCTTATTTTTTTTCATGAGGTAAGGTTTTATTTTGAAAAATGGATTGCAATATTCAATTACCTTTAATTTTATGTGTAACCAATATGGTCAAATTCTCTTATGCAAATAAGATAAGTCTTTTAACTCTTGGGATAGACTAAAAAGCTTCAGTTATATTAAATAGATATTGGATCCATTAGATATAAGAGCTACTTTTGTAATCTAAATGTACATTTTATAAAGATGGAGTTTGAAATTATTTACACAAAATCTGTTGATAATCTTTTTAAGATAAGTCCAAAAAAAAACGATTTTTATAGTGTTTTACTTTGTTTAAAGGGAGACTTATCTATAAAAATCGGCTACCATAGTTTTGAACTAAGCGCGAACATGATATCTATCTTGGCCCCCAATATGATTTTTTCTACAGATCAACCTTCAGATGACTTTGAAGTAATACAGTTGTTTTTTCATAAATCTTTTTTGCAGAAAATATTCATTAAAGACGAGATTATCAATGAACTACTAGAACTCAATACAAACTATCCACCTGTATTTATGTTAGCGGATTCTTTCCATAAAGTTTTACAGAAATTTAAGCAAATCGGTCGGGAGATTGAAAACAAAACGGCCTATCACCTGGATGTTAGTCGACTACTTACCGTAGAAATTTTGTACGAATATAATCGGGCATGCGAGTATTGCTTACTTGGTTTTCAAAAAAATATGAACCGTAATTATCAATTAACCTATCAGTTTAAAAAAATGGTAGACCAACATTTTTTAGTATGGAGGTCTATTGGCAATTATGCCGAATCTTTGGGAATTACCGCAAAGCATTTAACTGAAGTTATTAAAATAGAAACAGGACAAACGGCATTGCAAATACTTCATGAGCGATTATTATTAGAAAGCCAGTATTTATTAAAACATACTTCAGGTTCTATAAAAGAATGTGCTTATCTATTAGGGTTTGATACACCATCTTATTTTACCAGATTTTTTAAAGCACAGACGGGAATTTCTCCACAGGCCTATAGAGCGCAATAAGTTGTTTTTTAATTATGCTACATAGAAATGCATTAGGTTTTGATATTTAATTAAAAATTGGGCAGATTCAATTTAGAACAGCACTTAAACGGCATTCTTACTGATTTACATTTTAAATGAAATTAGATGTCTTTACACTTATCATATTCCAACATTCTATTTAAAAATAACTATAATCACACCGTACCATTAAATATTCCAGAAATAATAAAAAGAAAAGTCAGTAATCCGAAAAAAATGAAATAGATGCCGAAGAATTGAGCTGGTATAGAAGTGTATTCATCTCGAAATTTGTACTTATAAATTCAAATTGAAATGAGTACAATCAATCAAACGACATCAGTTTCCGAAACAAGCAATTGGAAAGCTTTGTTTAAAGGAGGCAACGGAATAAAAGCCACTGCTTTGGCATTAGGGGTGATGCTACATGCTACCAATATATATTTGGCAACGACAGTGATGCCTTCTATTATACAAGATATAGGCGGCTTAGCATATTATGCATGGAACACCACTCTATTTGTGGTTGCCTCGATAATAGGTTCCGTCGTTTCTGCCAATAGACTTGCCGTATTAGGACCACGAAGGGCTTATCAGTTTGCTATTATTTTATTTTTCTTGGGCTCGTTACTATGTACATGTGCATCAAGTATGTATATATTGCTAGTCGGTAGGTTTATACAAGGTTTGGGTGGAGGTTTGCTTTTTGCTTTGTCTTATGCAATGGTTCGTATCGTTTTCGGTAAAATACTATGGTCAAGAGCTATGGCCTTGATTTCTGGCATGTGGGGCATAGCCGCTTTCTCAGGACCTTTTATTGGCGGTCTTTTTGCCGAAAACAATCAATGGCGCTGGGCATTTGGTACGCTATTGCTCATCTGTATTGTTATATTCACCATCAGCACCCTAATTCTTCCATTACAGAGAAGCAAAAAGAATCCTCCAATAATACCATATTTTAAATTAACGTTACTGGTGTCGGCTGCCTTATCTGTTTCTATAGGAAGTATTTTCGAAAGTATCGTTATCAATATATTAGGTGTCGGAATTGCTCTTCTGTTCTTATATATATTAATTGTTGCGGAGAAAAAAAGTACTGTACGGCTTTTGCCAACAGGTGCATACAATCTGTCTTCTCCTTTGGGAGCTACCTATGCAGTTATGACATTACTCACGATCGGCACATCAATAGAAATTTTTGTTCCTTACTTTGCACAAGTAATTAGTGGGTACTCACCATTGCAGTCAGGTTATCTCACTGTTTTGATTGCTTTTGGATGGACCTTTTCATCACTTTTATTCTCAGGTATAAAAACCAGTTCCATTGCTAAGATCATTCGTTTGGGTACAATATTAATGTTGGTTGGTTTAGTTGGTCTAACTTGGTTGGCTGGAACAAATAATAATCCATCAACATTATTCCTGTTTCTGAACGGCCTGTTTTTGTTTTTAGTAGGAGTAGGAATTGGATTGGGCTGGCCGCATTTATTAACGAATGTATTTGCGATGGCACCTGAAGGGGAAGAAGAGTTAACGTCGACTTCTGTTACCACTGTACAATTAATGGCGACCGCATTCGGAGCTTCATTAGCAGGCCTTGTATCAAATATGGGAGGCATCAATGAGCCCGGTGGTATAATAGGAGCACAAAGTGCGTCTTTGCTGTTGTATGGTGTTTTTTCCATTGCACCCTTGTTAGGCATTACAATACTATTAAAAAAAAAACAAATAAATTCAATATTATGATAACAGGACTTTATGAAACGCATATTCAGGTGAGTGATTTGAAAAAATCAGTTGAATTTTATACCCAAGTATTGGGGTTAACACTCGCACACTATGATGAAAACAGACCTATTGCTTTTTTATGGATCGGAGAAGATAAGAAAGCAATGCTCGGTTTATGGGAACAAGCAGAAAATTTGCAGAAACGTCATTTTGCATTTAGCTGTGATAAAGAATTTATATTAAATTCAGCAGCATGTTTTTTAAATGATCACCATTTGAAACCCTATAATTTTTTAAAAAATAAATCTGCCACACCAATGGTCTTTAGCTGGATGCCAGCTCTTGCTATTTATTTTGATGATAGAGATGGCAACCAATTAGAATTAATTTCTATTCTGGAAGGAGATGGTCAACCGGAGTTAGGTATAATTACCTATGAGGAATGGCTTAAACTAAAAAGGTAGACAGGGATAAATTTTATAAATGATCGTTTAAAACAATGGAATTGATAAAAAACAATATTCTTTTTCCAATAATTAGTTTATAATTGCTATTCAATATAAAAAAGTTATTATGAATAAAGACTTAATACAAATTGGTGCTGAGGCATTAAGAAAAGCAGCACTAAATGAAGATTCGAAAGCCTATATATTGACAAACCCAGTCTTATTCCAACTTTTCAAAAAAGCAGCCGATAGATATATTGGGGGCGAAACCCTAGAAGAAACTATAGTTAAAGTTAAGGCTTTAAATAATTTAAAAACTTCAATAGAATTCATGGGTGAAAGTACGCGAACAGAACAAGAATCAAACGCTGCTACCGACGAGTTTATCCGTATCTGTGAACAAATCAGGCTACAGCAATTAAATGCTACGGTATCTTTAGATCTGTCGCATGTAGGCTTAGCAGTATCCAAAGATCTTTGCTTAAATAATTTAAATGCCATTTGTCATGAAGCATCCAAATCTGGTGTTGAAATTATTATCAGTGCCGAAGGAACTGAAAGAACAGATGCTGTAATTGATACCTATCAAAAAGCAATAAAAAATTATAATCATTTGGCAATCACGCTGCAGGCCTATCTATATCGAACAAAAGATGATTTTGAGGAGATAAAAAAAGAAAGTGGAAGAATCAGAATTGTGAAAGGTGCGTTTGAGACAGCTAGTGGCCTTTCCATGCCTAGAGGCGAGTTGCTTGATGATGTTTATTTGAGTTATGTCGATCAGTTACTGGCCCAAAACCATAAATGTTCAATTGCTACGCACGATAAAAATATACAGGCAAACGTTCAATTACTAATTGAGCAATACAAGCCAACGAAAGAAAACTATGAGTTTGAAAGTCTATATGGTATTTGCAATGAGCAACTTTTCTTACTTCGCGACCAAGGATACCAAACCAAGCTCTATTTTGTTTATGGAAAGGAATGGTACTTATATCTATGCAATCGGATAGCAGAATATCCAATGAGCATATTTCAAGCCTTGAGCGATATTACAAAATAGAATATGCAATCCAACGACAATATCTAGAAGGAGATAATACCAATGCCACGATGTGGTTGATTAAATATGTACATATAAAAGAATAGTTGATAATATGGATAATAGGAGAGATTTTCTAAAAAAAGCAGCTATGCTGACAGGTGGAATGTCCTTGTCACAGCTCTTACCTCAATCTATAGCCAAGGCTATGGCCATTGATCCTACATTAGGAAGTACATTTTATGATGCAGAACATGTGGTTTTGCTCATGCAAGAAAATAGGTCATTTGACCATGCATTTGGCACCTTAAAGGGAGTCCGAGGATTTAACGACCCTCGTGCTATTCGCCAGCCAAATAATCGAAAGGTTTGGTTACAGTCTCAATCCGAAGGTAAAACATATGCACCTTTTAGATTGGATATCAAAGATTCTAAGGTCACCTGGATGGGCTGTTTACCACACAATTGGACAGATCAGACCGATGCGCGTAATCACGGCAAGATGGACCGTTGGTTAGATGTTAAACAGTCTGGATTTAAAGATTTTAAAGATATGCCCCTAACACTGGGACATTATACGCGTGAAGATATTCCATTTTACTATGCAATGGCCGATGCGTTTACCATCTGTGACCAGCATTTTTGTTCCAGTCTGACAGGCACCAACCCCAATAGGCTCTATTTTTGGACCGGTAATATTCGAGAAAAACTAACCGATAAAGCATTGGTTTGGAATGGAGATTCCGAGTTTAGTGGAAAAGCCACATGGAAAACCTTTCCCGAGCGTCTTCAGGATATGGGCGTGGATTGGAAGATCTACCAAAATGAAATATCTTCAAGTAGTGCCGGATATAGTGGACCTGAAAATAGCTGGTTGGG
It includes:
- a CDS encoding RteC domain-containing protein; this translates as MNQTFHKINEDITSYIKNLEEKYQHDSSQITEMAIHFISGRLEFIKEKFESIQDLTAEDEIFYFKNIKCHLLALLQYYYMVQKIEIKKPAIPLKKIKKYYLKALYKIKSKISDNHFYYNYYKTNSNKLDQQFFRRLKNDFFLPNDDMIIDIDKRYTTPSVYIFANVEALEMIRHYLKKKIKTNCTTQITVKSGQTKLKWTASKADLIESIYALHSSGVFNNGKADLKEIAEYFQEIFDLDLGQYNRVFFDIRARKNNKTKFLDALKDSLSKRIKDTDNEIFP
- a CDS encoding site-specific integrase encodes the protein MSNQVTVYIYARAAKANTAGLHPIYVRITIQGNRTEFSSKKFITPSKWDKKTMKMKGTTEEARSINSYLESIKNKLTQTQIVLEYQGTELTLEKFMNAYLGKNMLRERTLIPIFQDHNNKIKALIDIDYSEGTHERYETSLKHTQEYIKFQYGTNDIPLAKIDHAFVTGYDFYLRTEKSCSNNTTVKYIKNFKKIIRICLANGWINMDPCLNYKIKLQEVERNILTQEELEIITNKEISIDRLDVVRDIFLFSCFTGLAYIDVKQLTPTNLIKGIDGQLWIDTKRQKTNTPSRIPLLGSALDIITKYHNHPKCNNENTLLPVASNQKMNAYLKEIATICGINKELTFHCARHTFATTVTLSNGVPIESVSKMLGHKSIRTTQHYAKITDRKVANDMDNLKAVLEIHKTKTIKKTS
- a CDS encoding NADPH-dependent FMN reductase, whose product is MKPFKVALIVGSLRKESFNKKISKAISQLKVAGMHFESIAIGDLPLYNEDLEKDVPATWRYFRETLKPYDAVLFITPEYNRSVPGVLKNALDVGSRPYGESVWDNKPAAIISCTAGGLGAFGANHHLRQSLVFLNMPTLQQPEAYLSHAAKLFDASGELIDVSTRDFLQSFVEKFELWIERNIVKKS
- a CDS encoding helix-turn-helix domain-containing protein produces the protein MEFEIIYTKSVDNLFKISPKKNDFYSVLLCLKGDLSIKIGYHSFELSANMISILAPNMIFSTDQPSDDFEVIQLFFHKSFLQKIFIKDEIINELLELNTNYPPVFMLADSFHKVLQKFKQIGREIENKTAYHLDVSRLLTVEILYEYNRACEYCLLGFQKNMNRNYQLTYQFKKMVDQHFLVWRSIGNYAESLGITAKHLTEVIKIETGQTALQILHERLLLESQYLLKHTSGSIKECAYLLGFDTPSYFTRFFKAQTGISPQAYRAQ
- a CDS encoding MFS transporter; the encoded protein is MSTINQTTSVSETSNWKALFKGGNGIKATALALGVMLHATNIYLATTVMPSIIQDIGGLAYYAWNTTLFVVASIIGSVVSANRLAVLGPRRAYQFAIILFFLGSLLCTCASSMYILLVGRFIQGLGGGLLFALSYAMVRIVFGKILWSRAMALISGMWGIAAFSGPFIGGLFAENNQWRWAFGTLLLICIVIFTISTLILPLQRSKKNPPIIPYFKLTLLVSAALSVSIGSIFESIVINILGVGIALLFLYILIVAEKKSTVRLLPTGAYNLSSPLGATYAVMTLLTIGTSIEIFVPYFAQVISGYSPLQSGYLTVLIAFGWTFSSLLFSGIKTSSIAKIIRLGTILMLVGLVGLTWLAGTNNNPSTLFLFLNGLFLFLVGVGIGLGWPHLLTNVFAMAPEGEEELTSTSVTTVQLMATAFGASLAGLVSNMGGINEPGGIIGAQSASLLLYGVFSIAPLLGITILLKKKQINSIL
- a CDS encoding VOC family protein, which gives rise to MITGLYETHIQVSDLKKSVEFYTQVLGLTLAHYDENRPIAFLWIGEDKKAMLGLWEQAENLQKRHFAFSCDKEFILNSAACFLNDHHLKPYNFLKNKSATPMVFSWMPALAIYFDDRDGNQLELISILEGDGQPELGIITYEEWLKLKR
- a CDS encoding proline dehydrogenase family protein — protein: MNKDLIQIGAEALRKAALNEDSKAYILTNPVLFQLFKKAADRYIGGETLEETIVKVKALNNLKTSIEFMGESTRTEQESNAATDEFIRICEQIRLQQLNATVSLDLSHVGLAVSKDLCLNNLNAICHEASKSGVEIIISAEGTERTDAVIDTYQKAIKNYNHLAITLQAYLYRTKDDFEEIKKESGRIRIVKGAFETASGLSMPRGELLDDVYLSYVDQLLAQNHKCSIATHDKNIQANVQLLIEQYKPTKENYEFESLYGICNEQLFLLRDQGYQTKLYFVYGKEWYLYLCNRIAEYPMSIFQALSDITK